The genomic interval agaaaaaaaaccacAAATTTATGTCGGAAACGAAAATTTGCGGGAGGGAAAGACAGGGAGTTTCACCTCGTCGGAttcctccttctcctccaccttctcctccttcttaggCTCCTCTGCAGCTGGGGCGCCGCCTGCGCCGCCGCTACCAGGGGCGGCGACCCCGATGGCAGCCACAGAGCCACCGGAGGGCACGGAAGCGAACTTCTCCCGGCCGGCAGCGATGACTTCTGTTATGTCCTTGCCCTTGACTTCTGCGAGGAAGTGGTTGATCCTCTTATCCTCTGCCTCCGCTCCCACTATAAGCAAGAAACAAGGAT from Zingiber officinale cultivar Zhangliang chromosome 6B, Zo_v1.1, whole genome shotgun sequence carries:
- the LOC121990893 gene encoding 60S acidic ribosomal protein P2B-like produces the protein MKIVAAYLLAILGGNPNPSADDIRSILESVGAEAEDKRINHFLAEVKGKDITEVIAAGREKFASVPSGGSVAAIGVAAPGSGGAGGAPAAEEPKKEEKVEEKEESDEVKLPVFPSRKFSFPT